In Phyllobacterium zundukense, one DNA window encodes the following:
- the ttcA gene encoding tRNA 2-thiocytidine(32) synthetase TtcA: protein MTIHEPDLSDAGGCHPMFLGVPSNVEFNKLRKRLLRNTRQALEDFAMVKPGERWLIGLSGGKDSYGLLALLLDLKWRGLLPVELLACNLDQGQPNFPKHILPDYLKANGIEHRIEYKDTYSIVTDKIAENQTYCSLCSRLRRGHLYRVAREEGCSALVLGHHREDILETFLMNLFHGGRLAAMPPKLLNDEGDLMLLRPLSYCAEDDLEKFAAAMQFPIIPCDLCGSQDGLQRNMMKAMLSDIEKRMPGRKEIMIRALANTRPSHLLDRKIFDFAGLVAGQ from the coding sequence ATGACCATTCATGAGCCAGATCTAAGCGACGCAGGCGGTTGCCACCCGATGTTCCTCGGCGTGCCGTCCAATGTCGAGTTCAACAAGCTGCGCAAGCGGCTGCTGCGCAACACGCGGCAGGCGCTCGAGGATTTCGCCATGGTCAAGCCTGGCGAGCGCTGGCTGATCGGCCTTTCCGGCGGCAAGGATTCCTACGGGCTTCTCGCGCTGCTGCTTGATCTCAAATGGCGCGGGCTCCTGCCGGTGGAATTGCTCGCTTGCAATCTCGACCAGGGCCAGCCGAATTTCCCAAAACACATCCTGCCGGATTACCTCAAGGCAAACGGGATCGAGCACCGCATCGAATACAAGGACACCTATTCGATCGTCACTGACAAGATTGCGGAAAACCAGACCTATTGCTCGCTTTGCTCACGGCTGCGGCGCGGCCATCTGTATCGCGTGGCGCGCGAGGAGGGCTGTTCGGCGCTGGTGCTCGGCCATCATCGCGAGGACATTCTCGAAACCTTCCTGATGAACCTCTTCCATGGCGGACGGCTCGCCGCCATGCCGCCGAAGCTGCTCAATGACGAGGGCGATCTGATGCTGCTGCGGCCCTTGAGCTATTGCGCCGAGGACGATCTGGAGAAGTTTGCAGCGGCCATGCAGTTCCCGATCATCCCCTGCGACCTTTGCGGCAGCCAGGATGGGCTGCAGCGCAACATGATGAAGGCCATGCTTTCCGATATCGAAAAACGCATGCCGGGCCGCAAGGAGATCATGATCCGCGCGCTGGCCAATACGCGCCCGAGCCATCTGCTCGACCGCAAGATATTCGATTTTGCCGGGCTTGTGGCGGGTCAGTAA
- a CDS encoding GIY-YIG nuclease family protein has protein sequence MEVTVYILRCADGSYYTGLTKQDIEARVWEHNAAIYDGYTRHRLPVELVFTETYDRILDAIVRERQIKGWSRVKKQALIAMNYEGLPELSKNRSKRSG, from the coding sequence ATGGAGGTCACAGTCTATATTCTCCGTTGTGCAGACGGATCCTATTACACCGGTCTCACCAAGCAGGATATCGAGGCACGCGTTTGGGAACATAACGCTGCAATTTACGATGGCTATACAAGACATCGTCTGCCCGTGGAGCTTGTTTTCACTGAGACTTACGATCGCATTCTCGATGCGATAGTACGTGAACGGCAGATCAAAGGGTGGTCGCGTGTGAAGAAACAGGCACTTATCGCGATGAATTATGAAGGATTGCCTGAACTGTCCAAGAATCGCTCAAAACGCTCCGGATAA
- a CDS encoding glutaminase, with translation MTDLQDVVDSVYHDLADRIGEGKLADYIPELATIDPKQFGIALVTTDGTVHAAGDAETSFSIQSISKVFTLTLALGKIGDGLWKRVGREPSGNAFNSIVQLEQEKGKPRNPFINAGAIAVADVVLAGHLPKEAIGEIVQFIRHLADDESIAIDHNVARSETQTGYRNVALANFMRAFGNLNHPVEHVLGVYFHHCAIAMSCRQLAHAGLYLASAGRNPLSGGSVVSSSRARRINALMLMCGHYDGSGDFAYRVGLPGKSGVGGGILAIAPGKASIAVWSPGLNENGNSLLGSAALELLAQRTGWSVFGQ, from the coding sequence ATGACTGATCTTCAGGATGTCGTTGACAGTGTTTATCATGATCTTGCCGACAGGATCGGCGAGGGCAAGCTGGCGGATTATATTCCGGAGCTCGCGACGATCGATCCTAAGCAGTTCGGCATCGCGCTGGTAACGACCGACGGCACGGTCCACGCGGCTGGTGACGCTGAAACCAGTTTTTCGATCCAGAGTATCTCAAAGGTCTTCACGCTGACTCTGGCGCTCGGCAAGATCGGCGATGGGCTGTGGAAGCGCGTCGGGCGCGAACCATCGGGCAATGCCTTCAATTCCATCGTCCAGCTCGAACAGGAAAAGGGCAAGCCACGCAATCCCTTCATCAATGCCGGCGCAATCGCCGTTGCGGATGTGGTTCTGGCCGGCCACCTTCCCAAGGAGGCCATCGGCGAGATCGTGCAATTCATTCGCCATCTTGCCGATGATGAGAGCATCGCCATCGATCACAATGTCGCCCGCTCCGAGACGCAGACCGGCTATCGCAACGTGGCGCTGGCCAATTTCATGCGGGCTTTCGGCAACCTCAATCATCCCGTCGAGCATGTGCTCGGCGTCTATTTCCACCATTGCGCCATTGCCATGTCGTGCCGTCAGCTTGCCCATGCCGGGCTCTATCTCGCTTCCGCCGGCCGCAATCCTCTCAGTGGCGGCAGCGTCGTATCGTCCAGTCGCGCTCGCCGTATCAATGCGCTGATGCTGATGTGCGGGCATTATGACGGCTCCGGCGACTTTGCCTACCGCGTCGGCTTGCCGGGGAAGAGCGGTGTTGGTGGTGGCATTCTCGCCATTGCTCCGGGCAAGGCTTCGATCGCTGTGTGGTCGCCGGGGCTGAATGAGAACGGCAATTCGCTGCTGGGCTCAGCGGCGCTGGAACTGCTGGCACAGCGCACCGGCTGGTCGGTGTTTGGGCAGTAG
- the rpsD gene encoding 30S ribosomal protein S4 → MSKRESSKYKIDRRLGENIWGRPKSPVNRREYGPGQHGQRRKSKLSDFGVQLRAKQKLKGFYGDISEKQFRKTYEEASRRKGDTGEQLIGLLESRLDAIVYRAKFVPTIFAARQFVNHGHVNVNGRRTNIQSYICKAGDVIEVREKSKQLVIVLESVQLAERDVPEYLEVDHNKMVAKYTRVPAFSDVPYAVQMEPNLVVEFYSR, encoded by the coding sequence ATGAGCAAGCGCGAATCGTCCAAGTATAAAATTGACCGCCGTCTTGGCGAAAACATCTGGGGCCGTCCGAAGTCCCCTGTAAACCGTCGTGAATATGGCCCAGGCCAGCACGGTCAGCGCCGCAAGAGCAAGCTGTCCGATTTCGGTGTACAGCTGCGCGCCAAGCAGAAGCTCAAGGGCTTCTACGGCGACATTTCGGAAAAGCAGTTCCGCAAGACCTATGAAGAGGCTTCGCGCCGCAAGGGCGATACCGGCGAACAGCTGATCGGTCTGCTCGAGTCGCGTCTGGATGCGATCGTGTACCGCGCCAAGTTCGTTCCGACGATCTTCGCAGCGCGTCAGTTCGTCAACCACGGCCACGTCAACGTCAACGGCCGCCGCACCAACATCCAGTCCTACATCTGCAAGGCTGGCGATGTGATCGAAGTGCGCGAGAAGTCGAAGCAGCTCGTGATCGTTCTGGAATCTGTTCAGCTGGCTGAGCGCGATGTTCCTGAATATCTCGAAGTCGATCATAACAAGATGGTTGCCAAGTACACCCGCGTTCCGGCCTTCTCCGATGTGCCATACGCTGTACAGATGGAACCGAACCTGGTTGTCGAATTCTATTCGCGTTAA
- a CDS encoding DUF1330 domain-containing protein yields MTAFIIADVKVTDDKWVPEYAAAVHDIVHKHGGKYLSRSGDIKVLEGKPLDTTLIAILQFPNAEAAEAFANDPEYAPYAKARQDGSDSRFQLIDDTDIAGTIPYLGKG; encoded by the coding sequence ATGACGGCTTTTATCATCGCAGACGTCAAGGTGACTGATGACAAGTGGGTACCGGAATACGCAGCCGCGGTGCACGATATCGTGCACAAACATGGCGGCAAGTATCTGTCACGCAGCGGCGATATCAAGGTGCTGGAAGGCAAGCCGCTAGATACGACCCTCATCGCCATTCTGCAGTTTCCGAACGCGGAAGCAGCCGAAGCCTTCGCCAACGACCCGGAATACGCCCCATATGCCAAGGCTCGGCAGGATGGCAGCGATAGCCGTTTCCAGCTGATCGACGATACCGATATAGCCGGAACGATACCGTATCTTGGCAAGGGGTGA
- a CDS encoding multidrug effflux MFS transporter, which produces MGKVEFIAMMAMLMAINALAIDIMLPGLQQIGASLGVTSENHRQYVISAYLMGFAFSQLFYGPLSDRFGRRVPMFTGLVVYIISAIACVFVPSFTSLLFFRLLQGIGSAATRVITISIVRDVYGGRMMAEVMSLIMMVFMIVPVIAPGTGQAVMLFGNWHLIFIFMAAIASAVLVWVYIRLPETLDPADVRPFTLKSVAQGFRIVLTNRVALCYTLANSFIFGALFGFINSAQQIYVGIYDMGIWFPVAFSAVAITMAFSSFVNSRFVGRFGMRRLSHGALLAFLGINGLWLLLTLFGPQPTPFALYMILFSLAMFQFGWIGSNFNSLAMEPLGHVAGTASSVLGFTSTAGGGAIGALIGQAYDGTTLPLVAGFFFLSLIGLIFVLIAERGKLFQPHNRPV; this is translated from the coding sequence ATGGGCAAGGTTGAATTCATCGCCATGATGGCGATGCTGATGGCAATCAATGCCCTGGCCATCGACATCATGCTTCCGGGCCTGCAGCAGATCGGCGCCAGCCTCGGCGTGACCAGCGAAAACCACCGGCAATATGTGATCTCGGCCTATCTGATGGGCTTTGCGTTTTCGCAACTGTTCTATGGCCCGCTTTCCGATCGCTTCGGCAGGCGGGTGCCGATGTTTACCGGGCTGGTGGTCTACATCATCTCGGCAATCGCCTGCGTTTTCGTTCCGAGTTTCACGTCATTGCTGTTCTTCAGGCTGCTGCAGGGCATCGGCTCGGCTGCGACGCGCGTCATTACCATTTCCATCGTCCGCGACGTCTATGGCGGGCGGATGATGGCCGAAGTCATGTCGCTGATCATGATGGTGTTCATGATCGTCCCGGTCATTGCGCCGGGTACCGGCCAGGCAGTGATGCTGTTCGGCAACTGGCACCTGATCTTCATCTTCATGGCTGCCATCGCCAGCGCCGTGCTTGTCTGGGTCTATATCCGCCTGCCTGAAACGCTGGACCCGGCCGACGTGCGTCCGTTCACGCTGAAATCAGTGGCGCAGGGCTTCAGGATCGTTCTCACCAATCGCGTGGCGCTTTGCTATACCCTGGCAAATTCATTCATCTTCGGCGCGCTGTTCGGCTTCATCAATTCGGCGCAGCAGATCTATGTCGGCATCTACGATATGGGTATCTGGTTCCCCGTCGCATTTTCCGCTGTCGCGATCACGATGGCATTTTCGTCCTTCGTGAATTCGCGGTTCGTCGGGCGTTTCGGCATGCGGCGCCTGTCGCACGGCGCGCTTCTTGCTTTCTTGGGCATCAACGGACTCTGGTTGCTGCTGACCTTGTTCGGGCCGCAGCCCACACCCTTCGCCCTTTATATGATCTTGTTCTCCCTGGCGATGTTCCAGTTCGGCTGGATCGGCTCCAACTTCAACTCGCTGGCGATGGAACCACTTGGTCACGTGGCAGGTACGGCATCTTCCGTCCTCGGTTTCACAAGCACGGCAGGCGGCGGCGCCATCGGCGCGCTGATCGGTCAGGCCTATGACGGCACGACACTTCCGCTGGTCGCAGGCTTTTTCTTCCTGTCGCTGATTGGCCTGATCTTCGTGCTGATCGCAGAACGAGGGAAATTGTTCCAGCCGCATAACAGGCCGGTGTGA
- a CDS encoding SDR family NAD(P)-dependent oxidoreductase: MTGRLAGKVAIISGGATGMGGAASKLFAAEGAKVAIVDRNEQAAAATVSEIVAAGGQAAYFVADVSDEGQVQKAVAGVAQKFGSITVLFNHAGTIVIKPFLETTLEEWDWLHAVNVRSMYLMTRAVIPHMLEAGGGSIVCTSSISAVAGTPMEVLYDTTKGACHMFARAIAVEFRDRNIRCNAVCPGFIRTPHGLREVDELEKMGVDVSEAAMTAAQGRIGEPEEVARAALFLASDEASFITGTHLFVDNGFTAI, translated from the coding sequence ATGACGGGCAGACTGGCGGGCAAGGTGGCTATCATTTCCGGGGGCGCGACCGGGATGGGCGGTGCGGCATCGAAGCTCTTCGCCGCCGAGGGCGCGAAGGTGGCAATCGTCGACCGCAACGAACAGGCGGCCGCAGCGACAGTGTCGGAGATCGTTGCTGCCGGCGGGCAGGCCGCGTATTTCGTTGCCGATGTTTCGGATGAGGGGCAGGTGCAAAAGGCCGTCGCAGGCGTGGCGCAGAAATTCGGCAGCATCACCGTGCTTTTCAATCACGCTGGCACCATCGTCATCAAGCCGTTCCTGGAAACGACGCTCGAAGAATGGGATTGGCTGCACGCCGTCAATGTGCGCTCGATGTATTTGATGACGCGCGCCGTCATTCCTCACATGCTCGAGGCCGGTGGCGGCTCCATCGTTTGCACTTCGTCCATTTCGGCTGTCGCGGGGACGCCGATGGAAGTTCTTTACGATACGACCAAGGGCGCCTGCCACATGTTCGCGCGGGCCATTGCCGTGGAATTCCGCGACCGCAACATCCGCTGCAATGCCGTCTGCCCGGGCTTCATCCGGACGCCGCACGGCCTGCGCGAGGTGGATGAATTGGAAAAGATGGGCGTTGATGTCTCGGAGGCGGCTATGACCGCGGCGCAGGGGCGCATCGGCGAGCCGGAGGAGGTGGCCCGTGCCGCCCTATTCCTTGCCAGCGACGAGGCGAGTTTCATTACCGGCACGCATCTCTTCGTCGATAATGGGTTTACGGCGATCTAG
- a CDS encoding BolA/IbaG family iron-sulfur metabolism protein produces MAMDARDIEKMIRDAIPDAKVTIRDLAGDGDHYAAEVVAESFRGKSRVQQHQMVYDALKGNMGGVLHALALQTSAPE; encoded by the coding sequence ATGGCAATGGACGCGCGCGACATCGAAAAAATGATTCGAGACGCCATTCCGGATGCAAAGGTAACAATCCGCGATCTCGCGGGTGATGGTGACCACTATGCCGCCGAAGTTGTCGCGGAAAGCTTTCGCGGCAAGTCGCGCGTGCAGCAGCACCAGATGGTTTATGACGCGCTGAAGGGCAATATGGGCGGCGTGCTGCATGCCCTCGCCTTGCAGACCAGCGCGCCGGAGTAA
- a CDS encoding extensin family protein — protein sequence MTLFSRQSYCSTIVLLSLTACIASTILISSADDADARHRRGHRTNVVRAPRPPAVALPAVPPIPEANPRAAASPEAPKPEEKPAEEIQKADPQTTPLPEQKPAPEAKPTEKPTEPPKPAEQLGPNPLPKSDAAGKDAPKPEHEESIEKADPSTSPDRVYQNACPAIMNGDVQGEIVPPLSEGVCGERSPLKITAIGKDSPVKFAAPVTTNCAMAGSLASWVVEAQKEAQKDFGAEIESITTGSDYQCRKVNNGHKGRVSEHAFANAVDIVAFKFKNGKTTELGSGWKGKPEEQAFWQSLHKASCERFMTVIGPDGDAAHQSNLHLDLGCHGRKCEARICQ from the coding sequence ATGACCCTATTCTCGCGGCAATCATATTGCTCGACGATCGTTCTTCTATCCCTCACAGCCTGTATTGCAAGCACGATCCTTATCAGTTCTGCTGATGACGCGGATGCACGGCACAGGCGTGGACATCGCACGAATGTCGTGCGCGCGCCGCGCCCGCCAGCCGTTGCTTTGCCAGCCGTCCCGCCGATACCGGAGGCCAACCCCCGCGCCGCCGCTTCACCGGAGGCGCCCAAACCCGAGGAAAAGCCCGCCGAAGAAATACAGAAGGCGGATCCGCAGACGACGCCCTTGCCCGAACAAAAACCTGCACCGGAAGCGAAGCCGACGGAGAAGCCCACCGAGCCGCCAAAACCCGCCGAGCAATTGGGGCCAAACCCACTGCCAAAATCCGATGCAGCCGGGAAGGACGCGCCGAAGCCTGAGCATGAGGAGAGCATCGAGAAGGCCGATCCCTCGACTTCGCCCGACCGCGTCTACCAGAATGCCTGTCCCGCTATTATGAACGGCGACGTTCAGGGTGAGATCGTTCCGCCACTGTCAGAAGGCGTCTGCGGCGAGCGCTCGCCCTTGAAGATCACCGCCATTGGCAAGGACAGTCCCGTGAAGTTTGCTGCGCCCGTCACCACCAATTGTGCCATGGCCGGTTCACTGGCGAGCTGGGTGGTCGAGGCGCAAAAGGAGGCGCAGAAGGATTTCGGTGCCGAGATCGAAAGCATCACCACCGGCTCGGATTACCAGTGCCGCAAGGTCAATAATGGTCACAAGGGCCGCGTCTCGGAACATGCTTTCGCCAATGCGGTCGATATTGTCGCGTTCAAGTTCAAGAACGGCAAAACGACGGAACTCGGCTCAGGATGGAAGGGTAAACCGGAGGAGCAGGCATTTTGGCAGTCGCTGCATAAGGCGAGCTGCGAGCGCTTCATGACGGTGATCGGTCCGGACGGCGATGCCGCGCACCAGAGCAATCTGCATCTCGATCTCGGCTGCCATGGGAGAAAATGCGAGGCGCGCATCTGCCAATAG
- the grxD gene encoding Grx4 family monothiol glutaredoxin, protein MSGINEFIANEVKSNDVVLFMKGTPGFPQCGFSGQVVQILDYIGVDYKGVNVLSSNDLRQGIKDYSNWPTIPQLYVKGEFVGGCDIIREMFQAGELQTLLSEKGVATKAA, encoded by the coding sequence ATGAGCGGTATCAACGAATTCATCGCCAATGAAGTCAAGAGCAACGACGTCGTACTCTTCATGAAGGGCACTCCCGGTTTTCCGCAATGCGGCTTTTCCGGCCAGGTCGTGCAGATCCTCGATTACATCGGCGTCGACTACAAGGGTGTGAACGTTCTCTCCTCCAATGACCTGCGCCAGGGCATCAAGGATTACTCCAACTGGCCGACCATCCCGCAGCTTTACGTGAAGGGTGAATTTGTCGGCGGTTGCGACATTATCCGCGAAATGTTCCAGGCAGGCGAATTGCAGACCCTCCTGAGCGAAAAGGGCGTTGCCACCAAGGCAGCCTGA
- a CDS encoding DUF3008 family protein, whose product MPAKSQAQQKAAGAALSAKRGQTKTSELKGASKSMYDSMSEKQLEEFAETDRKNLPKKKTKH is encoded by the coding sequence ATGCCCGCAAAATCCCAGGCTCAGCAGAAGGCTGCCGGTGCGGCGCTTTCCGCCAAGCGCGGTCAGACGAAGACGAGCGAACTCAAAGGTGCGTCGAAGAGCATGTATGACTCCATGAGCGAAAAGCAGCTGGAAGAGTTTGCCGAGACCGATCGCAAGAACCTGCCCAAGAAGAAGACCAAGCACTAA
- the purL gene encoding phosphoribosylformylglycinamidine synthase subunit PurL → MTISNTVKITPELVASHGLKPDEYQRILDLIGREPSFTELGIFSAMWNEHCSYKSSKKWLRTLPTTGPQVIQGPGENAGVVDIGDGDCVVFKMESHNHPSYIEPYQGAATGVGGILRDVFTMGARPIAAMNALRFGEPAHPKTRHLVSGVVEGVGGYGNSFGVPTVGGEVNFDARYNGNILVNAFAAGLAKTDAIFLSEAKGIGLPVVYLGAKTGRDGVGGATMASAEFDESIDEKRPTVQVGDPFTEKCLLEASLELMASGAVIAIQDMGAAGLTCSAVEMGAKGNLGIELNLNSVPVREERMTAYEMMLSESQERMLMVLRPEKEEEAEGIFRKWGLDFAIVGYTTDDLRFRVLHDGEEVANLPIKDLGDQAPEYDRPWMEPGKHAPLPATNVPEVADYGAALLQMIGSPDLSSRRWVYEQYDTLIQGNSLQLPGGDAGVVRVEGHRSKALAFSSDVTPRYCEADPYEGGKQAVAECWRNLTAVGAEPLAATDNLNFGNPERPEIMGQLVKAVGGIGDACRALAFPIVSGNVSLYNETNGQAILPTPTIAGVGLIPDWTKTARIGGMRDGDVLILLGGDGTHLGQSIYLRDLHGRADGPAPAVDLAAEKRNGNFVRSAIRNEQVTACHDLSDGGLAIALAEMCMASAKGAAVEIGGTTPHALLFGEDQARYLVAASPEMANIITLNAEGCGIPFRKLGTVGGSALTIGRLLSISVADLTKAHESWFPDYMSGRADDKIQAA, encoded by the coding sequence ATGACCATTTCCAATACTGTCAAGATCACACCGGAACTCGTTGCTTCACACGGGCTGAAGCCGGACGAATATCAACGCATCCTCGACCTGATCGGGCGCGAGCCGAGCTTCACCGAGCTTGGTATCTTCTCAGCCATGTGGAACGAGCACTGTTCGTACAAATCCTCGAAGAAGTGGCTGCGCACGCTGCCGACCACCGGACCGCAGGTCATCCAGGGTCCGGGTGAGAACGCCGGCGTCGTTGATATCGGCGACGGCGATTGCGTCGTCTTCAAGATGGAGAGCCACAACCATCCGTCCTATATCGAGCCCTATCAGGGCGCGGCGACCGGCGTTGGCGGTATCCTGCGCGATGTCTTCACCATGGGCGCACGACCGATCGCAGCGATGAACGCACTGCGCTTCGGCGAGCCGGCCCACCCGAAGACACGCCACCTGGTTTCCGGCGTGGTCGAGGGCGTTGGCGGTTATGGCAATTCGTTCGGCGTGCCAACGGTTGGCGGCGAGGTCAATTTCGACGCGCGCTACAATGGCAATATTCTCGTCAATGCCTTTGCTGCCGGTCTTGCCAAGACCGATGCGATATTCCTTTCGGAAGCCAAGGGCATCGGCCTTCCTGTCGTTTATCTCGGTGCCAAGACCGGCCGCGATGGCGTCGGCGGCGCGACCATGGCATCGGCAGAATTCGACGAATCGATTGACGAAAAACGCCCGACTGTTCAGGTTGGCGATCCTTTTACCGAAAAATGCCTGCTCGAAGCCTCACTCGAACTGATGGCTTCCGGGGCTGTCATCGCCATCCAGGACATGGGGGCGGCCGGCCTCACCTGCTCGGCCGTGGAAATGGGCGCCAAGGGCAATCTCGGCATCGAGCTCAATCTCAATTCCGTACCAGTGCGCGAAGAGCGCATGACCGCCTATGAGATGATGCTGTCCGAAAGCCAGGAGCGCATGCTCATGGTGCTGCGCCCTGAAAAGGAAGAAGAGGCTGAAGGCATCTTCAGGAAATGGGGCCTGGATTTCGCCATTGTCGGTTATACGACCGACGATCTGCGCTTCCGTGTGCTGCATGACGGCGAGGAAGTCGCCAATCTTCCGATCAAGGATCTCGGCGACCAGGCACCGGAATATGACAGGCCCTGGATGGAGCCGGGCAAGCATGCGCCGCTCCCCGCCACCAATGTGCCGGAAGTCGCGGACTACGGCGCAGCGCTGCTGCAGATGATCGGCTCACCCGACTTGTCCTCGCGCCGCTGGGTCTATGAGCAATATGACACGCTGATCCAGGGCAATTCGCTGCAGCTTCCCGGCGGCGACGCCGGAGTCGTGCGTGTCGAGGGCCACCGGAGCAAGGCGCTGGCCTTTTCCTCCGACGTCACGCCGCGCTATTGCGAGGCCGACCCTTACGAGGGCGGCAAGCAGGCTGTCGCCGAATGCTGGCGCAACCTGACCGCCGTTGGCGCAGAACCGCTGGCTGCGACCGACAATCTCAATTTCGGCAATCCGGAACGGCCGGAAATCATGGGGCAGCTGGTCAAGGCTGTTGGCGGCATCGGCGATGCCTGCCGTGCGCTCGCCTTCCCGATCGTTTCGGGCAATGTCTCGCTCTACAACGAGACCAATGGCCAGGCGATCCTGCCGACACCGACCATTGCCGGCGTGGGGCTGATCCCCGACTGGACAAAGACTGCCAGGATCGGCGGCATGCGCGACGGCGACGTGCTGATCCTGCTCGGCGGCGATGGTACGCATCTCGGCCAGTCGATCTATTTGCGCGACCTGCATGGCCGTGCCGATGGTCCTGCTCCGGCGGTTGATCTTGCAGCGGAAAAGCGCAACGGCAATTTCGTGCGCTCCGCCATCCGCAACGAACAGGTAACAGCCTGCCACGATCTGTCCGATGGCGGCCTTGCGATTGCGCTGGCGGAGATGTGCATGGCGTCAGCCAAGGGGGCGGCCGTCGAAATCGGCGGGACCACACCCCATGCCCTGCTCTTCGGTGAGGACCAGGCGCGCTATCTCGTTGCTGCTTCGCCGGAGATGGCCAATATCATCACGCTGAATGCAGAAGGCTGCGGTATTCCCTTCCGCAAGCTCGGGACAGTTGGCGGCAGTGCATTGACGATCGGGCGTCTACTCTCCATATCTGTAGCAGACCTGACAAAAGCACACGAATCGTGGTTCCCTGACTATATGAGTGGTCGGGCGGACGATAAAATACAGGCCGCCTGA
- a CDS encoding winged helix-turn-helix transcriptional regulator yields MSIHTKAESKAPLLESMPAMQVDGSGSCPMREVLDLVGDSWSLLTIINLQSGPRRFNVLRRMIEGISQRMLTVTLRSLERDGLITRTVKPTSPPEVTYALTEIGHSIAVPIGALGEWAVNNRDHLREARKAFDEARVD; encoded by the coding sequence ATGAGCATTCATACAAAAGCTGAAAGCAAGGCACCGCTGCTCGAATCGATGCCAGCCATGCAAGTCGATGGCTCCGGGTCCTGCCCGATGCGCGAGGTGCTCGATCTCGTGGGTGATTCATGGAGCCTTTTGACAATCATCAACCTCCAATCCGGCCCGCGCAGATTCAATGTCCTGCGGCGGATGATCGAAGGGATATCGCAGCGCATGCTAACCGTGACGCTGCGTTCGCTTGAGCGCGATGGTCTGATCACTCGTACTGTCAAGCCGACCTCGCCGCCGGAAGTCACCTATGCACTGACGGAAATCGGGCATTCGATTGCAGTGCCGATTGGCGCGCTGGGTGAGTGGGCGGTCAACAACCGCGATCATCTGCGTGAGGCGCGCAAGGCATTTGATGAGGCAAGGGTGGATTAG